The following is a genomic window from Ktedonobacterales bacterium.
GGCGCTGCCGCCGTGAGGGTCGATCTGCCCGGTCAGCAGGCGAATCATCGTTGTCTTACCCGCGCCGTTGGGGCCGAGCAGCCCAAAGATTTCGCCGCGCCGGACGCTGAAACTGATGCCTGCTACCGCCTCATTCGCGCCAAAGCTGCGGCGCAGGTCGTTGGCCTCGATCATCACATCAGGTGTATCCATAAGCATCCTCTCTTTATTCAAGCTCCACAGAACGATGAGCGCCCTGTGTTGTTCTCATCTCAACTCTAACATCGGAAACAGCGGCTTTCTACAAAAATCGGCTGAGTGGAGCCAGGAGCGGGTCAAGAGGCGCAAATCGGGGAGTCACTGAACGGCCACTGCGCCGAATGGAGCAAAATCGCGGCTGAACGGCGCGGCGGAAACACAGCCATATGATGGGTAGCCCTGTGCTACAATACCCCTGGCATGGCAGGCACACTCACGTTCTGCTGAAACCGCTGGCTCCCTATGCTATATGAGGTTCCGGCAATGTTGCAGGTACGGCGGCTGGAAAAGATCATCGAACAACGCACTGTGCTTTCTATCGAGCAGCTTGATGTCGCGCCGGGCGAAGTCCTGGGCGTCATCGGCCCGGTGGGCAGTGGCAAAACGCTGCTCATCCGCCTGCTCTCTGGCATCGTCGTCCCCAGCGGCGGCAGCGTCATCTTCGATGGGCAGGATATTCACCACGCCCCGGCGCTGCGGGCGCGGATGGGCCTGCTCTTTGAGGAAGACCTGCTCTACGAGCGCCTTTCCGCGCAAACCAATCTGGAAACCTACTGCCAGTTACACGGCCTGCCAGGCAGCCGCGCCAGAGAGGCGCTGGCCCTGGTTGGGCTGAGCGACCAGATGAAGACCAGGGCAAACAAGCTCCCATCCCCCGCGCAGCGCCGCCTCGCCTTTGCGCGCGCCTTGCTGGCACAACCCGCCATCTTACTGCTTGATCAGCCTACGCTGCGCGTGGACCTGGATACCCAGGCACTCTTCGCCCGATTAATTACCCAG
Proteins encoded in this region:
- a CDS encoding ATP-binding cassette domain-containing protein yields the protein MLQVRRLEKIIEQRTVLSIEQLDVAPGEVLGVIGPVGSGKTLLIRLLSGIVVPSGGSVIFDGQDIHHAPALRARMGLLFEEDLLYERLSAQTNLETYCQLHGLPGSRAREALALVGLSDQMKTRANKLPSPAQRRLAFARALLAQPAILLLDQPTLRVDLDTQALFARLITQAASDGAMVVLTDEDLSWAGKCCTRIVELEGGRATNSYQIEAEHGPAAPERLIPYKVPARKDDRIVLYDPGDLLYATSRDGKTILRTANEEATTNLTLQELENRLVGRGFFKAHRAYLVNLQHIKSVIQYTRNSYTLQLDDKQETLVPLSKQSEKELQELLGY